The Streptomyces cathayae DNA segment GCCCTGGCTGCCACGGCCTTCGGCTTCCGGGACAGGACGGCTCTGGTTTCTTCCGGGCCCGTGTCCATCCCGGTGGCCCCCGATGCGGCGGGGGGTCGGCCGGATGGGCGGTGGGGCGGGTTGTTCCTAGCCTCGGGGCATGGTTCTTCGTCGATTGTCGTTGTCCGCCGCTGTCCTGGCGCTGGCTGTGTCGGCCGTCCCGCCCGCCGTGGCCTCGCCGTCCGTGCCGCCTCCTTCGGCCGGGGACCGGTCCGTGCAGCAGGGCGCCGACGCGCTGCGTGATGCCGGGGTCACGGGGGTCTCGGTCCGGCTGGAGACTCCCCGGGGGACCGTCACCGCCCGCTCCGGTGTGGGGGACCTGGTCAGTGGCCGTCCGGTTCCCGAGGACGGCCATCTGCGTCTGGGCAGTGTCACCAAGACGTTCGTCGCGACCGTCGTGCTGCAACTGGTGGACGAGGGGCGGCTGTCGCTCGACCGGACGGTGGAGCGATTACTGCCCGGGGTGGTGACCGGCGCCGGCAACGACGGCGATGCGATCACGCTCCGCGACCTGCTGCAGCACACCAGCGGACTGTACGACTACACGGCCGACGTGTTCCCCGAGTACAGCGCCGCGACGTACTACGCCCACCGCCGGCACGCCTACCGGCCCGCGCAGCTGGTCGCCCTGGCCATGCGCCACGAGCCCGCCTTCCCGCCGGGAACGGACTGGGAGTACTCCAACACGAACTACGTCCTCGCCGGGATGATCATCGAGAAGGTCACCGGCCGCTCCTGGGAGCAGGAGGTCCGCGACCGCGTCCTGCGCCCCCTCGGACTGCGGCACACGGACATCCCCGGCACCCGGCCCTTCCTGCCGCAGCCGCACGCGGCCAACCACCAGCAGTTCACCCCGGACGGTCCGATGGTCGACACCACGATCCCCTACCGTCCCTTCGACCTCGGGGCCGACGGAGCGATGACCGGCACGGCCCGCGACCTCAACCGCTTCCTCACCGCCCTGGTCCGCGGCCGGCTGCTGGAACCCGCCACCCTCGCCGTCATGCGGACCACCGTCCCGATGCCCCGGGACAGTGACCATCCGGCGGGCACCCGAAGCGGCCTGGGGCTGTTCTTCACGCCCTTGTCCTGCGGCGGCGGGTACCTCGGTCACGGGGGAAGCGGATTCGGCTACCTCGTCCGGGCCGCCACCACGACGGACGGCCGGCGCAGCGTCACCGTCTCCGTGCACAGCCGCCCGGGAGACGCGGGCACGGCGGACCGCCAGGAGGAGGTTCTGCGCGACCTCGTCGACCGCGCCCTCTGCCGTCCCGTGTGAGAAGCGGTCGGACGGCGCCGGTCCGGCGGGGAGACCGAAGAAGCCCGGCTCCGGGGTGACCGTGGGGTCGCTCCGGGGCCGGGCTCCTTCACGCGTACGCGTGGGGAAAAGGGCTCCCTACTCGTCGTCGGGCTTCTCCGCGTCGTCGATCTCCTGCTCCAGGCCGAGCTGCTCGACGAGCCACTTGTCGAACTCGATCGCGGCCCGCACCCAGCTGACCGTCGAGGAGACGAAGTGCTCCAGGCTGACGCCCATGCCGATCAGCGTCTGGGCCTCACCGATGAGACGGACGGTGCCGTCGTCGTGGGTGTGGGTGTAGACCTTGGGCCACAGAGTGCGGCGGTTCCAGTCGTCGATCGACTCGAGCAGCTGCTGCTTCTCCTCGATCTGGTGCGGGCGGTCGTAGAAGGTCCGCACGGAGAAGATCTGCTGGTCGTCCTCCCCACGGAACATGAAGTAGGTGCGGAACTGCTCCCACGGCGCCGCGAGGTCACCCTCGTCGTCGACGACGTACTTGAGCTCCATCTGGTCGAGGAGCTGCTTCACGAGGTCCTGATCCGGGACGACGGGGCCCGCCGGTCCTTGGGGCTGCGGCTCGGGCTGGCCCCCGAAATTGGGAATCGAGGACGGGTCGATGGACATGCTGGGACTCTCCTGCGGTCGTCTGGCGTCCGGCCGTGGATGTGGGACCAGACGTATTCCCCACCCTCTCTCTCTTGCCCCGTGCCGGGCAACCTGCCTGGCCGATGGGCTTCGGCCATGGTCCGGTCTCCGTGATCACATCTCGTCGATCATGGAGACCGGACCGCCGGACCGGTGCCCCCGGACCGCTACAGCGTCTTGCCCGTGGCCGGGCCCACCAGGAGGCCCTCGCCGGAGCGGTCCACGCGGACCGTGTCGCCGTCCTTGATCTCGCCGGAGAGGATCTCCTTGGCCAGCCGGTCCCCGATAGCGGTCTGCACCAGCCGGCGCAGCGGACGGGCGCCGTAGGCCGGGTCCATGCCCTCCTCCGCCAGCCAGGCCAGCGCCTCGGGGGTGATGTCCAGGGTGAGCCGGCGTTCGGCGAGGCGCTTGGCCAGCCGGTCGAGCTGCAGTGCGGCGATGCGCTCCAGCTCGGCCTTGGTCAGCGCGGAGAAGACGACCAGGTCGTCGAGCCGGTTGAGGAACTCCGGCTTGAAGGAGGACCGGACCACTTCCAG contains these protein-coding regions:
- a CDS encoding serine hydrolase domain-containing protein, with the translated sequence MVLRRLSLSAAVLALAVSAVPPAVASPSVPPPSAGDRSVQQGADALRDAGVTGVSVRLETPRGTVTARSGVGDLVSGRPVPEDGHLRLGSVTKTFVATVVLQLVDEGRLSLDRTVERLLPGVVTGAGNDGDAITLRDLLQHTSGLYDYTADVFPEYSAATYYAHRRHAYRPAQLVALAMRHEPAFPPGTDWEYSNTNYVLAGMIIEKVTGRSWEQEVRDRVLRPLGLRHTDIPGTRPFLPQPHAANHQQFTPDGPMVDTTIPYRPFDLGADGAMTGTARDLNRFLTALVRGRLLEPATLAVMRTTVPMPRDSDHPAGTRSGLGLFFTPLSCGGGYLGHGGSGFGYLVRAATTTDGRRSVTVSVHSRPGDAGTADRQEEVLRDLVDRALCRPV
- a CDS encoding YbjN domain-containing protein, which gives rise to MSIDPSSIPNFGGQPEPQPQGPAGPVVPDQDLVKQLLDQMELKYVVDDEGDLAAPWEQFRTYFMFRGEDDQQIFSVRTFYDRPHQIEEKQQLLESIDDWNRRTLWPKVYTHTHDDGTVRLIGEAQTLIGMGVSLEHFVSSTVSWVRAAIEFDKWLVEQLGLEQEIDDAEKPDDE